A window of the Gemmatimonadota bacterium genome harbors these coding sequences:
- a CDS encoding tetratricopeptide repeat protein has protein sequence MNFVKAQDGPAQNSEPDSLFPLPPLPENAGHGSSPQENSEEPASDEVEASFDQAVDAAQAGRNEDAMFMYRTILRASPAHVRARNNLGLLLDLMGDHAVALEHFRAALQIEPHNPTVLANLGATLGSLGRYDEAESRLHEAIGMDPESTEARVNLGILHMRRGLYGEAEAELRRVAEREPNHATAHLFRGKALNRLGRVDEALDALAQAARLRPSDPQAFHLMGILYDRKGLPQEAAVMYRRAQSLVR, from the coding sequence ATGAACTTCGTGAAGGCCCAGGACGGACCGGCTCAGAACTCCGAGCCCGACTCGCTCTTCCCCCTCCCTCCCCTCCCCGAAAACGCGGGGCACGGGTCCTCGCCCCAGGAGAACTCCGAAGAGCCCGCATCCGACGAGGTCGAAGCATCCTTCGACCAGGCGGTTGACGCCGCCCAGGCGGGTCGCAACGAAGACGCGATGTTCATGTACCGCACGATCCTGCGCGCCAGCCCAGCGCACGTGCGCGCGAGGAACAACTTGGGGCTCCTCCTCGACCTGATGGGCGACCACGCGGTAGCCCTGGAGCACTTTCGCGCCGCACTCCAGATCGAGCCTCACAATCCCACGGTCCTGGCGAATCTGGGAGCCACCCTTGGGAGTCTCGGGCGATACGACGAAGCCGAATCGCGGCTCCACGAGGCAATCGGAATGGATCCCGAGAGCACGGAGGCCCGTGTGAATCTCGGCATCCTGCACATGCGCCGGGGACTATACGGGGAAGCGGAAGCCGAGCTCCGCCGTGTCGCGGAGCGCGAACCCAATCACGCCACTGCGCATCTCTTTCGAGGAAAGGCATTGAACCGGCTTGGGCGCGTGGATGAGGCCCTCGACGCCCTCGCCCAGGCCGCGCGGCTCCGTCCAAGCGATCCGCAGGCCTTCCACCTCATGGGGATCCTCTATGATCGGAAGGGTCTTCCCCAGGAGGCGGCCGTCATGTACCGGCGCGCCCAATCGCTCGTCCGGTAA
- a CDS encoding nuclease, translating to MPSSVVPLLPSALSSAEPEQNANLRLAMTLLPDAPPLPERAAALLAKVRAGAKNRPGIYRFFGARGELLYVGKSVRIRARLLSYFRAGPDEKPGELVRMSGGVEWEYVPTEFEALLREFRLIRTFRPRFNVQHRRERRFAWVKLAGGAAPRLSATRAPAADGHAYFGPFPARRDLPDALHRLAHLMKLRDCPARTPLFFADQLDLLREPRAPACPRADLGNCLAPCAGLCTEKEYASRVRETTEFLGGRSEVPLGRIRALMEGAAERHEYEMAARFRDSEERLRHLRDEVVAFRDYLEGLTFVYRVPVEEKRARGYLLRAGRVRLTFDEPDAGSGAARELARNLRGLLRDPDRPPAALTVEEREELFLAARWFRAHPAERERGLDPADYITERLASAAPDEDDGNPSHATPTPSRRRRRNSHP from the coding sequence GTGCCCTCCTCGGTTGTGCCGCTCCTCCCTTCCGCGCTAAGTTCCGCTGAGCCCGAACAAAATGCGAATCTCCGCCTCGCGATGACCCTCCTCCCGGACGCGCCCCCACTCCCCGAACGCGCGGCCGCGCTCCTTGCGAAGGTGCGCGCCGGGGCGAAGAACCGTCCCGGGATCTACCGGTTCTTCGGCGCTCGTGGTGAGCTCCTCTACGTCGGGAAGTCCGTGCGGATCCGCGCGCGGCTCCTCTCCTACTTCCGCGCCGGCCCCGATGAAAAACCGGGCGAGCTCGTGAGGATGTCCGGCGGGGTCGAGTGGGAGTATGTCCCAACCGAGTTCGAAGCGCTTCTTCGGGAGTTCCGGTTGATTCGGACCTTCCGCCCGCGCTTCAACGTGCAGCATCGGCGTGAGCGTCGCTTCGCCTGGGTGAAGCTGGCGGGGGGGGCGGCACCGCGGCTCTCCGCGACCCGCGCCCCAGCGGCCGATGGCCACGCCTACTTCGGTCCCTTTCCGGCGAGAAGGGATCTCCCCGACGCCCTCCATCGTCTGGCGCACCTGATGAAGCTGCGCGACTGCCCAGCCCGCACCCCCCTGTTTTTCGCCGACCAACTGGACCTCCTACGGGAGCCGCGGGCGCCCGCGTGCCCGAGGGCCGATTTGGGGAATTGTCTCGCCCCCTGCGCGGGACTCTGCACAGAAAAGGAATACGCTTCCCGTGTGCGCGAGACGACGGAGTTTCTGGGAGGGCGGTCGGAGGTGCCCCTCGGGAGAATTCGCGCGCTCATGGAAGGCGCGGCGGAGCGGCACGAATACGAGATGGCGGCCCGCTTCAGGGACTCGGAAGAGCGGCTCCGCCACCTTCGCGACGAGGTCGTGGCCTTCCGCGACTACCTGGAAGGCCTCACCTTCGTCTACCGTGTCCCCGTCGAAGAGAAGCGCGCCCGAGGTTACCTCCTACGGGCGGGACGGGTCCGGCTCACCTTCGACGAGCCCGATGCGGGAAGCGGCGCGGCGCGGGAGCTCGCGCGCAATCTGCGGGGCCTCCTCCGGGATCCCGACCGGCCCCCTGCGGCCCTCACCGTCGAAGAACGGGAAGAGCTCTTCTTGGCGGCCCGGTGGTTCCGCGCACACCCCGCAGAGCGCGAACGGGGGCTGGATCCCGCGGACTACATCACCGAGCGGCTTGCCTCCGCCGCGCCGGACGAGGATGATGGCAATCCGTCCCACGCCACCCCGACCCCTTCACGCCGCCGACGCCGGAACTCCCATCCATGA
- a CDS encoding peptidylprolyl isomerase produces MPRSILGLLLIGIVLAAVRCSTVSEAPPAAPIPPSLAQSAPPSPFLLDPTAPEVNLPVPERFKVLFETSQGDFVVEVISAWAPMGARRFYNLVSNGYYDGARFFRVLPGFVAQFGIHAVPEVTAAWRQAAIPDDPPSRSNTRGTLTFATAGPNTRTVQLFVNLVDNARLDPMGFSPFAVVTGGMDVVDRLHGDYGEGAPNGQGPDQARIQAEGESYLARDFPLLDSVIRARIIED; encoded by the coding sequence ATGCCGAGGTCCATCCTCGGGCTCCTCCTGATCGGCATCGTTCTCGCCGCCGTCCGGTGCTCCACGGTTTCCGAAGCGCCCCCCGCGGCACCCATCCCGCCCTCTCTCGCGCAGAGCGCTCCCCCCTCCCCGTTTCTCCTGGATCCGACGGCGCCCGAGGTAAACCTTCCCGTTCCCGAGCGCTTCAAGGTCCTCTTCGAAACGTCGCAAGGGGACTTCGTGGTGGAGGTGATCTCGGCCTGGGCGCCGATGGGAGCCCGACGTTTTTATAACCTCGTGAGCAACGGTTATTACGACGGCGCGAGGTTTTTCAGGGTCCTTCCCGGATTCGTGGCCCAGTTCGGGATTCACGCCGTGCCCGAGGTCACCGCTGCGTGGAGGCAGGCCGCCATTCCCGACGATCCGCCCTCACGCTCGAACACACGCGGTACGCTCACCTTCGCCACCGCCGGGCCAAACACGCGGACCGTTCAGCTCTTCGTCAACCTGGTGGACAACGCGCGGCTCGACCCGATGGGTTTTTCTCCCTTCGCCGTCGTGACTGGAGGAATGGACGTCGTGGATCGGCTCCACGGCGACTACGGGGAGGGCGCGCCGAACGGACAGGGTCCCGATCAGGCGCGCATCCAGGCCGAGGGCGAAAGTTACCTGGCCCGGGACTTTCCCTTGCTCGACAGCGTCATTCGCGCCCGCATCATCGAGGACTGA
- the mscL gene encoding large-conductance mechanosensitive channel protein MscL, translating into MLKEFKEFALKGNVLDMAVGIIIGAAFGTIVQSLVNDVVMPPVGLLLGGVDFTDLFVVLREGEFAAGPYATLAAAQDGGAVTIAYGVFLNAVISFTIVALAVFFLVRSFNRLKAATEKKEAAAPVTPPPPSAEEKLLAEIRDLLKASRA; encoded by the coding sequence ATGCTGAAAGAGTTCAAAGAGTTCGCACTCAAGGGAAACGTCCTCGACATGGCCGTCGGGATCATCATCGGCGCCGCCTTCGGGACCATCGTTCAGTCCCTCGTGAACGACGTCGTGATGCCGCCGGTCGGGCTTCTGCTCGGAGGCGTGGACTTCACCGACCTCTTCGTCGTCCTGCGCGAAGGTGAGTTCGCCGCCGGCCCCTACGCGACACTGGCCGCGGCGCAGGATGGTGGCGCGGTGACGATCGCCTACGGAGTGTTCCTGAACGCCGTGATCTCCTTCACGATCGTCGCCTTGGCGGTTTTTTTTCTCGTGCGAAGCTTCAATCGCCTCAAGGCCGCGACCGAAAAAAAGGAGGCCGCGGCCCCGGTGACCCCCCCGCCGCCCTCCGCCGAGGAGAAACTTCTCGCCGAGATACGCGATCTCCTGAAGGCGAGCCGCGCCTGA
- the speA gene encoding biosynthetic arginine decarboxylase, which produces MGWTIEEARHLYNIEWWGVGYFDINASGHVTVHPTREAEKGLDLYEIATDLMGQGVGLPILLRFPDILRTRIETLVSRFGTAMEEYDYDGGYTLVYPIKVNQQRKVLEALVAAGEEHGLGLEVGSKPELQAVLALTDRTDHLIICNGYKDEEYLYLALMGQKLGHQVMIVIEKISEVDLLLKLGEEMDIRPVAGVRIKLSTAGAGRWSETAGEKSKFGLSASELMRVVEKLRAAGRTDLLKMVHFHMGSQIPDIRNIKQGMTEVARYYVELRRLGLDITHVDVGGGLGVDYDGSRSVGSASVNYSIQEYANDIVYAMAEACRENDLPMPHILSESGRALTAHHTLLLVNVIALETQIVEDRDEIPEEMHSVVHDLAETLHGMSERSLREVFHDASYWKDRMRSLYNSGVLSLPERALAERLYLAIMTRGAELARREPEEWEDILPEMEDILTDRYFCNFSLFQSLPDSWAIDQLFPIMPIHRLDERPTRRGTLQDVTCDSDGKIDRFVGNGAGQRGIELHTFDPARPYILGIFITGAYQEILGDLHNLFGDTNTVHLSLTSDGDYEVTELSRGDTVTDVLKYVQYDSDTLIANFRKKVARATTLPRSEANTFIADYIAGLAGYTYLEGDVW; this is translated from the coding sequence ATGGGTTGGACGATCGAGGAGGCCCGGCATCTCTATAACATCGAGTGGTGGGGCGTCGGCTACTTCGACATCAATGCTAGTGGGCACGTTACCGTGCATCCGACGCGCGAAGCGGAGAAAGGACTCGACCTCTACGAGATCGCGACCGATCTCATGGGTCAGGGCGTCGGACTCCCCATCCTCCTCCGTTTCCCCGACATCCTCCGCACCCGGATCGAGACCCTCGTCTCCCGCTTCGGCACGGCGATGGAGGAGTACGACTACGACGGGGGGTACACCCTCGTTTATCCCATCAAGGTCAACCAGCAGAGGAAGGTCCTCGAGGCGCTCGTCGCCGCCGGGGAGGAACATGGCCTCGGACTCGAGGTCGGGAGCAAGCCCGAGCTCCAGGCGGTCCTCGCTCTCACCGACCGGACCGATCACCTCATCATCTGCAACGGCTACAAGGACGAGGAATACCTCTACCTGGCGCTGATGGGGCAGAAGCTCGGGCATCAGGTGATGATCGTGATCGAGAAGATCTCAGAGGTGGATCTCCTCCTGAAGCTCGGCGAAGAGATGGACATCCGCCCCGTTGCGGGGGTGCGCATCAAGCTCTCGACCGCGGGGGCGGGACGGTGGTCCGAGACCGCCGGAGAGAAGAGCAAGTTCGGGCTCTCGGCCTCCGAGCTCATGCGTGTCGTTGAGAAGCTCCGCGCGGCGGGACGGACCGACCTCCTCAAGATGGTCCACTTTCACATGGGTTCGCAGATCCCCGACATCCGGAACATCAAGCAGGGGATGACCGAGGTCGCGCGTTATTACGTGGAGCTCCGCAGGCTCGGGCTCGACATCACCCATGTGGACGTGGGTGGTGGCCTCGGCGTGGACTACGACGGTTCTCGCTCGGTCGGCTCGGCGAGCGTGAACTACTCCATCCAGGAGTATGCGAACGACATCGTGTACGCGATGGCGGAGGCGTGCCGGGAAAACGACCTCCCCATGCCGCACATCCTATCGGAGTCGGGGAGGGCGCTCACCGCGCACCACACCCTCCTCCTCGTGAACGTCATCGCGCTGGAGACCCAAATCGTCGAGGACCGGGACGAGATCCCGGAAGAAATGCACTCGGTGGTCCACGACCTCGCGGAAACGCTCCACGGAATGAGCGAGCGATCGCTTCGGGAGGTCTTCCACGACGCATCATACTGGAAGGACCGGATGCGGTCGCTGTACAACAGCGGAGTGCTGAGCCTCCCGGAACGGGCACTGGCGGAGCGGCTCTACCTCGCGATCATGACGCGGGGGGCGGAGCTCGCGCGACGAGAGCCGGAGGAATGGGAGGACATCCTCCCGGAGATGGAGGACATCCTCACCGACCGATACTTCTGCAACTTCTCGCTCTTTCAGTCCCTCCCGGATTCCTGGGCGATCGACCAGCTCTTTCCCATCATGCCGATCCACCGATTGGACGAGCGCCCCACTCGCCGCGGGACGCTTCAGGACGTGACTTGCGATTCGGATGGGAAGATCGATCGCTTTGTCGGAAACGGGGCAGGTCAGCGGGGAATCGAACTCCACACCTTCGATCCGGCGCGGCCCTACATCCTCGGGATCTTCATCACCGGGGCCTACCAGGAAATCCTCGGGGACCTGCACAACCTCTTCGGTGACACGAACACGGTGCACCTCTCCCTGACTTCCGATGGCGATTACGAGGTGACCGAGCTTTCGCGGGGGGACACGGTGACGGACGTCCTGAAGTACGTCCAGTACGACTCCGACACCCTCATCGCCAACTTCCGGAAGAAGGTCGCGCGCGCTACCACGCTCCCGAGGAGCGAAGCGAACACCTTCATCGCCGACTACATCGCCGGGCTCGCCGGATACACCTACCTGGAAGGGGACGTCTGGTAG
- a CDS encoding OmpA family protein: MLNWNGYRVAGSQGRLLVAAVAMLAIGGCAHVNRDELAGELTQIRAEIRQGDDGVESRLTQEIQSAESRVETRLASLEGELRALEGEFDVAMERFESSIRFSAPVHFAYDDATVRPADYAVLDRFANVVGGYYSDATITVEGFTDPSGSVEYNLRLGQERADAVKSYLASAGLPSDRMRAVSYGEGGNRLIVAGAEGPGDAGWQNRRVAMVIDFGPSQGQPSVVLSGSADDL; this comes from the coding sequence ATGTTGAATTGGAACGGGTACCGAGTCGCTGGATCGCAGGGTCGCCTGCTGGTCGCGGCCGTCGCGATGCTGGCCATCGGCGGCTGTGCTCACGTCAACCGCGACGAGCTCGCCGGGGAGCTTACTCAGATCCGGGCCGAGATCCGTCAGGGCGACGACGGGGTCGAGAGCCGCCTCACGCAGGAAATCCAGAGTGCCGAGAGTCGGGTGGAAACGAGGCTAGCCTCTCTCGAGGGCGAGCTCCGTGCCCTGGAAGGCGAGTTCGACGTTGCGATGGAGCGTTTCGAGTCGTCCATTCGCTTCAGCGCTCCAGTTCACTTCGCGTACGATGACGCGACAGTTCGGCCCGCCGACTATGCGGTGCTGGATCGCTTCGCGAACGTCGTTGGGGGGTACTACTCGGACGCGACCATCACGGTCGAGGGTTTCACCGATCCTTCCGGGAGCGTAGAGTACAATCTGCGGCTCGGCCAGGAGCGCGCGGACGCGGTCAAGTCATATCTCGCGTCGGCGGGCCTGCCGTCGGATCGGATGCGGGCGGTGAGTTATGGCGAAGGTGGCAACCGGCTGATCGTCGCCGGCGCCGAGGGCCCCGGAGATGCGGGATGGCAGAATCGTCGCGTCGCCATGGTGATCGACTTCGGTCCGTCGCAGGGGCAGCCCTCCGTCGTCTTGTCGGGAAGCGCAGACGACCTCTGA